TTTTCATTGCAAAATAAAATAACAAAATTTAAAATGAACGTAAGAATAAAGAAGGGGTGAAAAATGATGACTGTTTATCGTTATATTGTCAAAAGTACAACCCAAGAAACCATGGATTTACTTAAATTATCACAAAGTTCAAGTACCCCCGTTTTTGAAGAAATTCGCACAGTAATTGGGGACCACAAACTTGCAACACTTGCTTACGAAAAATATGGCTTTTATACAAATCAACCAACGTCTCTCTTTATTACATTACACGATTTTTATGATCAAGTAGAAGTTACCGTTATTTCAACAACTCATGCCAATCGTGGCTTATTTAATTTTGATTCTATGATTGCTGCAAACTATATTCGTAGTGTAAAAAAAGCCCTTCATCCTGTCCTCATTAGCGAAACAAAACTAGCTGATAGATAAACTATTTTTCTCTTAATGCGTAAAGCAAAATCCCTGCTGCAATCGCTACATTTAAAGATTCACTTTTTCCGTAAATTGGGATGTATACTTTTTGAGAAAGATAGTGAATGACTTCATCAGAAATGCCCTGCCCCTCATTTCCTACAACGAGTGCTAAGGTTTGCTGCGGCTTTATTTCGTTATAAAGTTTGGCTTCTTGATCAAGCACAGCTCCAAAAATGGGAACACCTTCTTCGTTTAACTGTTCGATCCAATCCATTAAATCACCTGAAAGAACGGGAATATGAAAATGACTTCCTTGGGCTGAACGGATGACTTTAGGATTATACAAATCAGCGCTTCCTTTCCCGATAATCACTGCATCATATCCAGCAGCTTCAGCCGTTCGAATTAATGTGCCTAAATTTCCTGGATCTTGAACAGCGTCCATTAATAAAAACTTTTTCCCATAAAGAAGCATTAATTCCGGGTCTATCATATCAACGACGGCAAAAATCCCTTGTTCTGTTTTTGTATCACTGATGGCATGGCTTACTTCTTTTGATACAACAAAAACATTTGTGTCACTTGTATTTAAATCCATTGTTGCATAGAGCTCTTCCGTCAAGATAATGTCTCTAACCAAACCATCTTGTTTCAAAGCTTCTTCAACTAAATGATGCCCTTCTACTAAGTAACTACCTGTTTTTTGCCGTCCTTTATGCGTTTGTAGTTTACGCCATGTTTTGACATGCTCATTTTTTGTAGACTGAATAAATTCCAGCTTGATCAACCTCCCTTTCGTATATAATGAACGCGTTCATTCGTTTACTTCAAAGTTTATCTTCTCATGACGAGTTGTTCTACTTTTTCTTGATCAAGTCGTTTAATGACTTCAGTGGTAAGTTTCACAGTATTGATAAAATCATCATAGTGTAAAATTGAGGTGTGAGAATGAATGTAACGTGTCGCAATGGTAATTGGAAGTGACGGGACGCCATTTCCCGTTAAATGAATGGAGCCTGCATCGGTCCCACCTTTAGGAATCGCTTCAAATTGATACGGGATACGAAGCTCATCAGCGATATCTGTAACCAAATCACGAAGTCCTGGATGGCTTACCATTGAAGCATCATAAATCACAATTTGTGGACCTAATCCTATTTTACTTTGTGCTAAATTGGCAGAAATACCAGGTGTATCTCCAGCAATTCCTACATCAAGAGCAAAACCAATATCAGGCTGAACAAGATGAGTGGCTGTTTTTGAACCTCTTAAACCAACCTCTTCTTGCACAGCACCGACACCATAAACGATATTAGGATGCTCCTCTTTTTGTAAAGCTTTCAAAACCTCAATAATCACAGCTAGACCGATTCGA
This DNA window, taken from Listeria sp. PSOL-1, encodes the following:
- a CDS encoding DUF6054 family protein; translation: MMTVYRYIVKSTTQETMDLLKLSQSSSTPVFEEIRTVIGDHKLATLAYEKYGFYTNQPTSLFITLHDFYDQVEVTVISTTHANRGLFNFDSMIAANYIRSVKKALHPVLISETKLADR
- a CDS encoding RNA methyltransferase, which translates into the protein MEFIQSTKNEHVKTWRKLQTHKGRQKTGSYLVEGHHLVEEALKQDGLVRDIILTEELYATMDLNTSDTNVFVVSKEVSHAISDTKTEQGIFAVVDMIDPELMLLYGKKFLLMDAVQDPGNLGTLIRTAEAAGYDAVIIGKGSADLYNPKVIRSAQGSHFHIPVLSGDLMDWIEQLNEEGVPIFGAVLDQEAKLYNEIKPQQTLALVVGNEGQGISDEVIHYLSQKVYIPIYGKSESLNVAIAAGILLYALREK
- a CDS encoding M42 family metallopeptidase, which codes for MKETIQMLKTLTEAKGIAGREDQVRTLFNGYISPFADEIMQDGLGSLIAKKQGTKTGPKIMITGHLDEVGFMVTQVDEHGFIKFQPIGGWVPHVMLSQKVTIVTRSHAEIIGVIGSKPPHIMTLSEREKTVAIQDMFIDIGVSSQKEALDAGIRPGDMIVPVCDFTVMHNEKYLLAKAWDNRIGLAVIIEVLKALQKEEHPNIVYGVGAVQEEVGLRGSKTATHLVQPDIGFALDVGIAGDTPGISANLAQSKIGLGPQIVIYDASMVSHPGLRDLVTDIADELRIPYQFEAIPKGGTDAGSIHLTGNGVPSLPITIATRYIHSHTSILHYDDFINTVKLTTEVIKRLDQEKVEQLVMRR